TTTTTTATAAAAAAACAGGCATATATAAATAAAAATCTGTATCTTTTGTATATAAAGTAGCGTTGTGTTATGTATAAGAGTGCAAATTCACATAGTAAAATTACAAAATAAAATTTTATTGCAAGTAAATATCATAATAATTCAAGAACACTATAAAATATAAAGAATTTAACAAAAACTAAACATATTAAACAAACAATTACGCTTAATAATACTTTGATTAAAATGAACACTGCAGCAGATACGAGTTGATAATTAAGTAATTCAAATTTAGATTATTTTGTTTAGATAGAAGCAGCGGAATGAATATTTAAAGTGAAACTGAAATATTCATTCTAAATAGGGAAGGGGTATATGTACATTTGGATAAATCTATATAATTATAGTGACGTATTTAATTTGGTTTTTATTAGAAATTCAGTTTAAATATTAATGATAACAAACAGATCGGCGAAACATCTAATCATACTAAATATAGTTAAAAAACTCCCTAAAAAGTTAGGGAGTTTTTTAGAGAATCATAACGAATTATGTTAACTGGAATAAAACTTACAGCGGATGGATAAATACAGAATGTGATTATATTTAGCAATTCAAATGTAAGTCATAAAGTAATTAATTAAGTAAACAATGCAAATCATGTACACGCATAATTTTTTCATGACACGCAAATTATTTTTATTAAATTTATCACGGCGATTTTTTTAATCATAAACATATATTTTTGCCGGATTTATATATAGAGATTGCTGTAATGAATTTTTGTGGTAAACGACCGTAAAAACGCAAAGAATTTAAACGAATTGAATTTAAGCTGAATTTCATTAAAAATCTCCGTTTCATCTCATTAAGTATAGTTTACTTGTATTTTGATACAGAGAAATACTTCTTTTATATAACTACCGATAACATATATTATGTTAACTGATTAAAAATAATATATGTATTAATGAGTTTGTTAATGGTTGTTATACTCCCCTTTTTGCTATAGAGTATCCAATTCCTACTACTTGTCCATCTGTATGTATTGTTACTTGTCCAGATATGTAAATTGTTCTTCGAGCATTGCTAACTTCTACTACATGTGAGTAACCAAAAGTCGCTGGCATAGTTTCAAGATTTGAAAATTTTTTATTCACTGTGTTTCTCCCTTTTGTCCTATCGTTTACCTATGTATATTTTTGAAGTTTGTTTTTTTAAAATCCAATTTCACTGTTTCGTATTCTGGTAAGGATCGCATTATAAAATAACTTTGCTATGAGGGTATTTTGTTTGGGGTATGTTCAAACTATTTATAACCCTTTTGGTAAATGATTTTCTTGATGTCCCTTAGCATTCCAGTCTGTTTCATCGTGTCTAACTAAGCATATGAAAGTCATATAATACCCTCTGGCTACATGTATGAATTTTAATGTTCATTAATGCTGTATTTGTTAACAATTACATATGTTTGATTGACTGAATTGCTGCTTTTTATAACGTTTTGTTTAATTAATTCTTCAGTTACTTTTGTATAGAAAAAGTGATACCACCATATAAAAAACTCTTCGTAGGTTATTTCTTTAGCGTAGCTGCTGCTTATATAATATTCATTTAAATGTTCATCGTTTTCTTTTAACAATAAGATTAAATCTTCATTTATCGTGTTAGCGATTTCCCTAAGTGAAGATACATCAGTTGGTTTAAGCACTGGGATAATAGGTTTTGAATTTTGATATAAGGCTAGTTTTTCATAAAATAAGTTAAGTTGCATGTCTACTTTTTGATCTAAGGAAATAAATTTTTTACTAATTGTTTTTTCGTATCTATAATGTTATGAATAGGATTTTGAAAATGTTCTTCAAATGTTTCTTTACCAGCGGTTATTAAATTAAGCGTTGAATAAGTCTATATCACTGTATGTTTCTCGCGATATTGTCTAGGGGTCAGGTTACATATTTTTTTGAACACTCTTGTGAAATAACTTTGATTATAGAAGTTAAGCCAAGTGCAAATATCTAATAATGAATATGTAGTTAATGTTAATAATTTTTTTGCCTCCTCTACTCTTTCCCTTTGAATATATTCACTTAAAGGAATACCCACTTCCTTTTTAAATAATTTAGATAGATAGTAGGATTATTATCAAAAAGATTAGCAAGATCATTGAGAGAGATTACTAAGCCCCCTAGGCGGATGGTCCTAGGGGGCTATTTCTAAGAAAGTCATTTCCGATTTTAAAAAATGTTACTACTTTATCTGATTTGCTTGCCCTCTATCAGAAATTTTATTTGTAGGCACCGAAGAAATATCAATAACTGTATTCATGCTCTTATCCGTAAGTTCAACAAGACTGTCTCCGTGATTAATTTTATTCACATCCCACAACATCCCATTAAACTCATTATGTTGTCCACTAACTCTCAAAACACTTTTTGTTTTACTTGAAGGTTGTATCTGTAAATTTGCAAATTGATTTCCGCTAATCTCATTCGGGATAGTTGAATGACTATCCATATAAATCATATTTACGCAATCCTCTAAAGAGAAATTAATAAACCGATTGGCATTTATCCAAGCATGTCCAGAATTCGGTTTATTTGCTGTTAACTTTAAACCATTCTCCATTCCTACAACTTTAACGTTTTCGAAGTTAACAAAAGAAATTTCATGTTCTTTTCCACCAGCATATAAAGCGATTCCTGTACCTCGGTTCCTTTCAGACCAATTTACAATATTTATATCCTTTATGTGTGTTTTGTTCCAAGTATTATAATATTTATATTTACCATCTAAATATATAACTTCAGAATTAAAATTCGGATCATTAATTGCTATATAGGCACCTTCAATTGAAGCATTTCTTTCCAATTCAAGCACTCTGAAGTCACCATCGATAACGAACTGTGTTCCATATCCGAATAATAATTTAACACCCTGCTTAACAATGATAGGTGAAGTGATCTTATACTTTCTGTCATCGAGCAAAACTGTCTTTATCTTACTAAGCTTTGCTTTATTAATGGCAGATTGAATTTTATCAGAATCATTAGTCCCTTTAAAATCTTCAACGAATATCTTTTCCTTTTGATCTGAACTCGCTGTATTCTGATAATATAAAACAAAAATAATTAGAACTATACTTAAGAGTAAAGCAATCATTTTTTTCATAATACTCACCCTTATATTCAGTTTTCTTTCGTTCGTTACATAACAATCCACTATGGTTCCTTAAGAAGAATTGCGTTGAATAACTTTTTTTATAAAGTACTCTTAACAAACTGATCAAACTTTTATATTGTTGTATTGAATTAAAACTATCCTTTAGTTGAACAAAAACTGTAATTATATGTTAATAACGGAATGGTTATTTTCAATCTTTATTCTATAAAGATTCATTATTCGCACTTGTTCCTCAGTTAATTTCTCTTTATTCCAGTACATATGCATTAAACTATATTCGAATATTTCCTTTAATTTAATAAATAAAGGTAGCTTATCTATCATTTCTTTTGATATTTCATTTTCTTCTTGGTATCCGCCAAGTATTGCTTTTGTAATAGAGTTCTCATAGTCAACTATGTTACCACTCCCTACGAATGAATACTCTAACGCACTATAGATTGGAGCTGCTAAATCAAATATATAAAAATGTTTCTCGCAATCTTGAAAATCAATCATAGTTATATTTAAATCATTTTCAACTAATATGTTTTCTAACCATACATCTCCGTGTATCAAGCCGTAATTTGAAGGATTCTTTGGCAGCGTCTTTATGGAAGATAAAACTTCAGATGCAAACTCTCTAATAATACCTTCCTCTTTAGGGATATAGTTAAGAAAATTATATTCTTCATTGTCATACCAATCGTTTATATGTTTTATCGGTTCAGTACTTTCAAACTTTTTAGATACACGATGCAATTTGCCGAGTTGCTGACCCAGTTTTTTAAATACACTGGAATTCCATTGATTTCTTGGTAAGTGTATACCAGGAGCAGTTTTGTACAATACACTAAAAAGCTCTCTGTCTAATGTTATTTTTTCTACTAATTTACCATTTAAAGAAGTTATTATTGGAGGTACTCCTACACCTTCCCTATATAAAAAGTCTGTATATTTAACTTCTTCCAACTGTTCTTCATACGTTTTATAGTTAGTTATTCTAACGAAGTAGTCACCTTGTTCCGAAATACACTGATACATTTCATTTGTTACTGATTTAACTTTAATAAAATCCACCGGATATATTTCATTAATTAATTTACGTATCTTTTTTTCTAGATTAATCATTTTAAACCCCTTTCCTACTCTTAATTCTTTCTCCCACTAACCTGCCAGTTAGATAGCTTTGTCGTTTTGGGATATTGATTTATTTTAGCTTGATGGGCATGGAGTACTATCCCTTAAAGTGATATTTTCTATTCAATATGACCGAACTGGTGAAATAAGATGTAGTTCTGAAGACTGTTTTACTGGCTGAATTAAAATAGGTCGCATAGAACCACCAAAACTTAATGTGACTATATCGCCTTTTATTACTTTTAAAGCTTCAATCATGAAGCGTCCGTCGAAAGAAATATTTAATTCTTTTTTGCCACGAATAGCACGTACTTGTTGTTTTTCGGATATTTTACCGATCTGAGAAGTATTAGAAGAAATTTTTATTGTGGATTCATCGATGATTTCTAAATTTACGTTATTATTCGTCCATTCGCTAGCTAATAAACTAGAGCGATCAACTCCTTGTAAAATTCTTTTTCTATCAATGTTAATTATTGTTTGAAACTCATTTGGTATTAATCCAGATACACTCGGATATTTCCCTTCAATTAGTCTTGAATATAGCGATATTGTACCGAATTTAAAGACAATATGACTTTCTGAAAGATATATACTTACTAACTTTAAATTGCTGTTCATTAACTTTAAAAGTTCACCTATAGTTGAACTTGGTACAATATACGATGCTTGAACATGAGAATTGATTGATAGTTCACTTAAAGCTAGTCTATGAGAATCCGTTGCAGCACAAGTTAATTTATTTTTATCAAAAATGATATGTACACCAGTAAGGACTGGTCTAGATTCATTTTTAGCTGCTGCAAAGGCAGTTCGTTTCAATACATCTATTAATCGTTCCGTTTCTACTTGTATCTCTGTATTTTCATCTATGTATGGTACATTAGGGAATTCATATGAAGGAAATCCATTTAAGTTTAAAGTAATTTCATCAGATTGAATTTTAATCGTTTGGTCATTCTTGCTTTTTATAGAAATATTACTCGGTAATTTTTTTATAATTTCAATGAAATATTTAGCTGGTACAACGATACTTCCTGTTTTTATAATGTTTACGATTTGTAAATCTTCGATTGAATGAGGTATGAACTTTTCTATAAAGATATTTGAATTACTCGCGATTAAAGTAATACCGGTTTGATCTGCAGTTATTTTAATCCCCGATAATATAGGAATTAATGTTTTGGCCGATATAGCTTTACTTACTTCCGAAAGAGCTTGTGTAAAGTGTTTATGATTTACGATAAACTCCATATTTCTCCCGCCTTCATTTAGAGTATGCTTATGATTGATGAACAATAGTTCCATTAAAAATATAAGGTACTGTCTCTCGTCTCTCTAAAATTTCTTTTAAATGTTCAGGTATGCGCAAATAAGGTAACGCTGTTTGTAGTTCCAGCCAAGTAATCTCTTCAATTTCTTTCGGACGAGATATATGTATTTCTCCCCCAATTACTTGTCCTAAGAAATTAAAGAAAATTGCATGATGCCCTCTTTCTTCAAAAAACGCTTCACTTATTGAAACAATCCCTTCCACAGTTATATCTAGTCCTGTTTCTTCTTTTACTTCACGAATAGCAGCCTCTTCTAATGTTTCACCAACTTTAACTGCCCCACCCGGTAAAGTGTAATAAGACGCTTCCTTACCTTTATTTTTAACCATTAATAGCTTTTCATTAGATTTGTCATACAGTAGTGCATATGTAACATTCACTTTTTTCATGTCACTCCTCCTTCAATGATAAGAATTTTCTGTATTTATCTATTTTATCATTAAACTATGTTCTTTTCATAAGATGTTGGAGGTTGTATTTTAGGTATTCTTTGTTTATTTCTATTTGGTTTTACTTTTTGGGGCGTATAGTATGTATAAATTAACTGGAATCAAAAAATTTAAATCCTTTTAAAAAGAGCCCTGAATGTTAGGGCTCTTTTAGCATTATGCTGTTTTCCGATATAGCTTTTGTACTTCGTCCTTCTTTTCTACATTTGGAGGACGGATTAAAATAGCGATAATAAAAGATATAACGCATAGTACACCAATTGTAATAAAGGTTGGTTGGAAGCCTCCTAGTATCGCGCCAATAAATGAACCGGCAAGCGCTCCGAATCCAAATCCTTGATACACAATTCCGTAATTCGTACTATGATTTTTCAATCCGAAGAAATCGCCTACGATAGCTGGGAATATAGTGATATTTCCTCCAAAACAAAACGCAACACTTGCTACACATGCGAAATAGATCCCGTAATTTAATTCCATAAAACTTAAAGTAAAAACAGATAATCCAATAACGATAAACGTAGCAGAGACAATTTTTAATCTTCCTATTTTGTCTGATAATGTTCCGAGAATAATTCGACCGATTGTGTTAAAGATAGCGATCATAGCGACTGCATTAGCGGCGGTCGCAGCGCTAAGTCCCACAAGTTGTACACCTATATCCTTTACCATCCCAATTAAATATAGACCACTCATGCAAGATGTAAATAACATAAAAAACAGAAGATATACTTGTTTCGTACGCATCATTTCACGAGGTGTGTAATCGTTCTTTAGTGTTTCAGCTACTTTAGTATGTGCAGCAGCTTCGTGTAGGAAGTATGATCCAATTAGCACTAATAGTAAAACGATAATCCCCCAGTATAAAAATGCTTGTGATACACCAACTGTATCGATTAACTTTCCGTTTACGTATCTAAAAATTAAACTCCCCATTCCATAAGCTGATACGGATATGCCAGAAATAAGCCCTTTCCGATTTGGAAACCACTTAATTAAATTAGATAATGACGTGATATACGCTGTACCATCCGCATAACCGACTACAACTCCGGCTAATAAATACAATAAAGGTAACGAAGAAACTTGTGAACTAAGTATTAAGCCTAATCCGAGAACAATTCCTGCGGTAGCAATGAGTTTACGAAGTCCTAATTTTTGCTGCAACTTTCCAGCAAACAGTGTTGAAAAAGATAACGAAAAACTTGTGATAGAAAAAGTGATAGCCACTGCATTAAGATTCCATCCAAACTTACTTACAAGAGGCTGATTGAATAAACTCCATGTGTAAATTGTTCCAAGACCAATTTGGACAATAATTGTACCTAGGACAATAAGCCACGGATTTATAGATGCTTGTTTCATGCTGACTGTCCCTTTCTTGTCATGACATAAATTTTCACAATTAGTATATCCGTGGCTATATACAAGATACTGTGATTAAAATGGAAATTGAAATAAATATATGTAACATACAAAAAGACACTTCATAAAGAAGTGCCTTTTTGCAGATTATATACAGATATTTTAAAGAAAGCTTTGTTAAGATAAGACATTTTCAAATGCTTATATACTTATATTATCAAATAATTCTATTCATGTTATAGGGCTTGAGATGTATTTTTCTTTCATAAAAAAGTCGGAGGAATTTAATATTCAATTTCCTCAAAATCTTTTGGTTGTGGTACAGTCTGCATATTCGCTGCATCTTTTGGATCACTGTAGATTGCGTTTTGCTCGGTATTTATATCTTTTATATTTTGCTTCTTATTTTTATTCGGCTCTTTTTGCATGAAGATTCACTCCTTTTCTTTATAGGAGTAGTTATACCCTAATAGAACTGTTTTTACTGCTGCAAAATGTATCTGCGACTAAATTACTGAATTCACGCAAATAATATAGGTAGTTATCGCCACCGTAGTTATACCTTTTATGCAACGACTACATTATATTTGGGGATGACTAAAATTGTTGGACCTGTTACTCCTAATATTTGATATGAAACTTTAGGAACCCTTTCACCCAATTCACTTAATAAAGCTGGTTCATTTTGAACAAACCAAAAGAGTCCGTTTTGTGGTAATTCTTTATTTTTATATATTGGATTTTGCATACTTGTAGCAATTTCTATAACCTCATTCGGTACAATCCGTTCTCCATTAATAAAACCTTTGTTTAAATGTAAGTTCCCCCAATATGCAAATTCTCTAGCAGAAACAAAAAGATTTTTTTCAGTTCCATCGTCTGCTGTACCGACACTACATATAGCATCTTCATTTGGATTTACTACAACTTTAACTAAATGATCATCTTGTTTTATTCTCCATCCTATTTTTTGAAATTTAGCAGGTGTGAAAATCCGTTCTTTTAATAATTCAGGAAAGCTTTTATTGTAAAGATGGTTAATAAGATACGTCATCATTCTTATGTTAATATCTCTATACGCCCAAGCCTGTCCTGGTTCAAACTCACGATAAATTGTGCCCTCATCAGTTTCATTTAAACCATGCGAATGAGTTACTAAATGTCTTATAGTTGTCTTTCCGAGTAATTCAGGATCATACCCCTTAA
The DNA window shown above is from Bacillus clarus and carries:
- a CDS encoding phosphotransferase enzyme family protein, which encodes MINLEKKIRKLINEIYPVDFIKVKSVTNEMYQCISEQGDYFVRITNYKTYEEQLEEVKYTDFLYREGVGVPPIITSLNGKLVEKITLDRELFSVLYKTAPGIHLPRNQWNSSVFKKLGQQLGKLHRVSKKFESTEPIKHINDWYDNEEYNFLNYIPKEEGIIREFASEVLSSIKTLPKNPSNYGLIHGDVWLENILVENDLNITMIDFQDCEKHFYIFDLAAPIYSALEYSFVGSGNIVDYENSITKAILGGYQEENEISKEMIDKLPLFIKLKEIFEYSLMHMYWNKEKLTEEQVRIMNLYRIKIENNHSVINI
- the dnaN gene encoding DNA polymerase III subunit beta — encoded protein: MEFIVNHKHFTQALSEVSKAISAKTLIPILSGIKITADQTGITLIASNSNIFIEKFIPHSIEDLQIVNIIKTGSIVVPAKYFIEIIKKLPSNISIKSKNDQTIKIQSDEITLNLNGFPSYEFPNVPYIDENTEIQVETERLIDVLKRTAFAAAKNESRPVLTGVHIIFDKNKLTCAATDSHRLALSELSINSHVQASYIVPSSTIGELLKLMNSNLKLVSIYLSESHIVFKFGTISLYSRLIEGKYPSVSGLIPNEFQTIINIDRKRILQGVDRSSLLASEWTNNNVNLEIIDESTIKISSNTSQIGKISEKQQVRAIRGKKELNISFDGRFMIEALKVIKGDIVTLSFGGSMRPILIQPVKQSSELHLISPVRSY
- a CDS encoding NUDIX hydrolase, coding for MKKVNVTYALLYDKSNEKLLMVKNKGKEASYYTLPGGAVKVGETLEEAAIREVKEETGLDITVEGIVSISEAFFEERGHHAIFFNFLGQVIGGEIHISRPKEIEEITWLELQTALPYLRIPEHLKEILERRETVPYIFNGTIVHQS
- a CDS encoding L-lactate MFS transporter, giving the protein MKQASINPWLIVLGTIIVQIGLGTIYTWSLFNQPLVSKFGWNLNAVAITFSITSFSLSFSTLFAGKLQQKLGLRKLIATAGIVLGLGLILSSQVSSLPLLYLLAGVVVGYADGTAYITSLSNLIKWFPNRKGLISGISVSAYGMGSLIFRYVNGKLIDTVGVSQAFLYWGIIVLLLVLIGSYFLHEAAAHTKVAETLKNDYTPREMMRTKQVYLLFFMLFTSCMSGLYLIGMVKDIGVQLVGLSAATAANAVAMIAIFNTIGRIILGTLSDKIGRLKIVSATFIVIGLSVFTLSFMELNYGIYFACVASVAFCFGGNITIFPAIVGDFFGLKNHSTNYGIVYQGFGFGALAGSFIGAILGGFQPTFITIGVLCVISFIIAILIRPPNVEKKDEVQKLYRKTA